From the Manihot esculenta cultivar AM560-2 chromosome 14, M.esculenta_v8, whole genome shotgun sequence genome, the window CCAAATCTAACACAATTAACTCAGAGCAACCATAAAATGCATCCTCCAATGACCCTTGTAACCTATTTCTAGACAAATAAATTTCTTGTCTATTTGAAGTGCAAAAGTTAGATGGTAGACTTCCTGAGATATTATTCATTGAAAGATCCAAAACGCGAAGAACCACCTTGGGATCCTGCCATATAAGTTGTTATGTCTAAGATCCAACCCTCGTAAAAAGGAGCTGTTAGACAAGCTATGTGGAATGCTGCCAGTGAATTGATTGCCATCCAATTGTAGCTCATACAGAAACCTTAAGTTAGAGGTTTCAGAAAATATTTGGCCTTGCAAACTGTTGTTTGAAAGTATGAGTTCTTGCAATGAGACACAACCAATGGTTAAGTCCTCTGGTATAGTACCTGACAATCTATTGTTGGATAAGTCTAAATGTTCCAACAAGCTCATATTTCCAAATGAAGAGGGAATGCTGCCATTGAAACCATTTCCCGACATGCTTAGATGGGTCAACTTTCAATgtgggattggtattggtgaACGAGCATGCTCACAACCTTATTCGCGAGCTTGTTCATAAACTTGA encodes:
- the LOC110607869 gene encoding LOW QUALITY PROTEIN: probable inactive leucine-rich repeat receptor kinase XIAO (The sequence of the model RefSeq protein was modified relative to this genomic sequence to represent the inferred CDS: inserted 3 bases in 2 codons), whose product is MSGNGFNGSIPSSFGNMSLLEHLDLSNNRLSGTIPEDLTIGCVSLQELILSNNSLQGQIFSETSNLRFLYELQLDGNQFTGSIPHSLSNSSFLRGLDLRHNNLYGRIPRWXLRVLDLSMNNISGSLPSNFCTSNRQEIYLSRNRLQGSLEDAFYGCSELIVLDLGHNHMTGSIPSWIGKFSQLSYXNHIDGEIPVQLCNLTQLSLLDLSHNQLSGQIPIEIGYLNEIHVLNLSHNSLTGKIPASFSNLLQIFRGVTPPLVVSWLVLYG